The Oxalobacter aliiformigenes nucleotide sequence TACTCCACCATCCCGGAGCATTCAGTGAAAACATCTCTGCTCTGGGTATGACAGAACATACTGTCTGTATCGGAGACATTTTCCGGATCGGCCAAGCGGAAGTTCAGGTGTCGTATGGTCGCGAAGCCTGCCATACCATGAACGAACGTTTCGGAAAACCGGACATGGCTCGGGAAATGCACAAACATTCACGCAACGGCTGGTTTTACCGGGTACTGAAAGAAGGACATACACAAGCAGGCGATACCATCGTTCTGCTCGAACGCCCCCGACCTGACTGGACACTTGCACGAATACAGGATTGTCTTTTCGGAAAATCGATGGAACGACAGACTCTCCAGGTACTAAGCCGGCTTCCGGAACTGGCTGCGGCGTGGAAGAACATTTTCGCAAAACGTCTTGAAACCGGCAAACCGGAAGAGAATGCTTACTGACCTTCTTCTGACCGGAACAAAAGAAGTTCTGCAAGAAATCTTGAACCATCCGATCATTTCCGGATCGATGAAAACACGGAAAAAACAGATAGTCTGTGAATCTGTTTTTTCCATATAGAAACCGAAATATACCGGCAAAACGGAAACCGACAACTCAAACGGTCGTATTGTCCACATCAGAGAGGATGGTTTAAACTGCTCATCCCGATAATACAAACATATTTCATACAGGAACATCATGAGCAAGGAAGGAAATTTTTCCGGAAAAATCGCGATGGCGAAAAAAAGAATCGCCAATGCGCTGACAGAATACGCTATCAATTGGAATAACCTGCAAGGCAGCCTAGACAGAGAGGATTTAAATGGATTTCTGAAAATCTGGAAAGAAGAATTCGATGCACTGAAAAAACCGGTATCCCTGGAAACGCAACTTTTTCAACTGGCCAATCTGCTCAGCAACCTGGAAATCCAGCAAGATATGCTCCGTTCGGGAAAGAACTGGAAAAAACTGACAGAAGATCAGGACATGGATACCACATTACCGCCCGAGTTGGCCGCAATAAAAAATACGATCGATACCATTCCGACGGAATGAGGAACTGTTCGGCTGGCGTAACCGGACCCGAACAGTTGCGGACCCACAATCATAACTTCTTGCAGGACACGGCCTGTGTCCGCTGTTTTACCGTCGTGATATATGCTGAGAAAAGCCTGTGAAAAAGACATTTCGAGAATCGCGGAAATCCTGATATTCGCCAAACGGGTTTCTTACCGGCCTATCTTCGAAAATGACGAGGTTTCTTTCAATTCCATGCAGGTATTGACTGAGGCTGAAAACCTGAAACAGCCTCATATGCTGGATAATGTTTTCGTCTACGATGATGGTATCGTCAGAGGCATGATGAAGAGGGAATTTCGTGGAAAAGAACTGAAATTGTGTGAGCTTTTCATCGATCCTTTCTTCCAGAACCTTGGTATTGGAAAGAAAATCCTGACATCTCTTGTCAGTGAAGCCCGAAACAATGGCTGTTTGCGCATTTACATGTGGGTACTCGAAAAAAATGCCCGCGCCAGAAACTTTTATGAAAAATATGGCTTCGTTTTTTCAGGCATCAGGGAAGAATTCGCCAATACCGGACGCTATAAAATGAAGTACATCATGCCCCTTGACTGAAAAATGCAGATGGATGCCGTTGTCCGCTGGCCTGTTTCTCTTTCACGGATACAACAGCCCTCTTCCGATCAATCCACGCATACCTGATCCGCAACCACCGCATACCGGTTGCGACACAAGTTCCCGATCAGTATCCCGGATCTTTCTCCGTAAACTTTTCCCCTATTATCCGGTTTTATCTGTATTGTCTTTAATCAGAAATAAGCGGAACGCCGTGCCGCTTTATAGAATGATACAGAATGGACGAAAACGACGTCGCCTTCCATGGCAACCTGATATGGTTATGTCCGGATCCAACAAAAACACGGCAACAACTTCGAAAACACATGACACAAGACAAACTCATCGGTCCCGGAAAAACATTTCTTATCAATACCTTATCCAACCAGAGCATCCTGGCTATCCTCGCTTTGCTGGCTATATTGGCCATTGTCTTCATCGTTTTGCGACTGAAACGATTCCGCAACAATATGCCATTGCACATCGTGCGTGTCTCTATCGCTTTTTTTTCACTTTATCTAACAGGCAAACTGCTCTCACAGTTCATTGAATTGCATGACATTTCAATAGTCACACCAAAAGAAATCAATTTCCTGTTTCTGGTCGCCATCGTCGCACTTGCCATCAGGGAATGCTTCCTTTTTGCAGATCACTTCAGAAGACATCTGGAAAATACCGGAAAAAATGCCACTTCGGCACAAATCATTACCCGGGTTATAAAAATCGTGTGCGCCATTTCCATTCTGCTCATGTTCGGTGAACAATTCGGCCTGAGCTTTGCCGGATTATTGACATTCGGAGGAATAGGCGGGATTGCCATCGGTCTGGCGGGAAGAGATATTCTGAGCAATCTCTTTTCGGGAATCATGATCTATTTCGATCGTCCCTTCAATATCGGTGACTGGATCCGGTCACCGGATCGCAATATTGAAGGAACGGTTCTTGAAATCGGATGGAGAACCACAAAAATCATGACGTTCCAGAACCGCCCGCTTTATGTCCCGAACTATATATTTTCCACAATATGTGTGGAAAATCCGGGAAGAACACGAAACTGGCGCATCAAAACTTCCATAGGCATTCTTTGTGAAGATGTCGACAAAATAAAAGTTATCGTCGGCCAAATCCGGGATATGTTGAAAAAGAACGATAATATTGACCAGAGCCAGACCTTGCTGGTGAATTTCAATCAGATCGGAGATTTTTCCCTCAACATTCTCGTTTATTGTTTCACGAAAACGACTGTCTGGAGTGAATGGCTGCAAATACAGGAAGACGTTTATCTCGAAATCATCAACATTGTCCAGAAAAACGGTTCTGACCTGGCATATCCCACCCGCAAGGTTTTTCTGGAACAGATGGCGAAGCAATAAGCAGTTCCGATAAACGAAAAGACACAAATCATGAACAAAACCGTATGGTACAAATGATTTTCCGCACACAAGGACACAGGAATATCCCGAGCATCATATACAAAAAACACCGTACAGCTTTACAATGAAAAATGAAAACCGGTGACGAACTGCGCCACATATCAGATGAAGTCCCCGTCTCCGGTCAAAGGAAAAAAACCGGCAAAAAAAAGTCTTGCCTCCGACAGTCAAATGTCGGAACACCTGACACCGATTTTTTTAGGAAAATACCTTGACGAGTTTATCCGGATAAAAATTGCAAGACCGGGGGAAAACAAAAAGATGAAAGCATGGCAACATGCCGAAATAGTCAAGCCCTATACCCACCTTGTCCTGAGAAAATTGCAGAAAAACGCAAAACTGCGACAAACGTTTTGAAACCATTTGTCACAAATTTGTCCCATTATGAAAAAATGGGATGGTTTCCATACGTGACAAAAACTGCATAATTATTTGATTATTGGCGGAAAGGGAGGGATTTGAACCCTCGATACGGGGTTACCGTATACCGGATTTCGAGTCCGGCGCATTCGACCACTCTGCCACCTTTCCGTTTTTGAACTGCCAGAGAATCAGGCTCGCAATTATAACAGGAATCGTCAAGGATTCATAACTATTATGCCCCCGTTTTGTTCCTTCTTTCCATGCGTGTCTTATAATAAATGTTTCTCATCTTTATTTGAACAGACATATCACAATGGCAAAAATTTATATCAAGAATGCCGAACAGATAGAAGGTATCCGGAAAGCGAGCAAACTGGCTGCCGAAGTGCTTGATTACGTTGCACCATTTGTCAAACCGGGGGTCAGTACAGGGGAACTGGACAAATTGTGTCATGAATTCATCACAGATCATGGCGCTGTTCCGGCCCCTTTGAATTATTGCCCGCCCGGATATACCCCGTATCCCAAGGCGACCTGCATTTCCCTGAACGATGTGGTGTGTCACGGTATCCCCAATTTCAACAAGCTGCTGAAAAAAGGGGATACACTGAATATCGACATTACTGTCATCAAGGACGGCTATTACGGCGATACCAGCCGTATGTATTTCGCCGGCGAACCGTCCATTATGGCAAAACGTCTGTCCAAAATCACTTATGAATGCATGTGGCTGGGTATCAATGAAGTCAAGCCCGGCGCGCATTTCGGCGATATCGGATACGTCATCCAGCAATATGCGGAGGATGCCGGTTACAGTGTTGTCCGGGAATTTTGCGGTCACGGCGTCGGTATCGAATTCCACGAAGAACCGCAGGTTCTGCATTACGGCCGTCGAAATACAATGGATGAATTGAAGCCTGGCATGATTTTCACCATCGAACCGATGATCAATGCGGGCGGAAAAGCGATCCGTTCCATGCCGGATGGCTGGACAATCAGAACAAAAGACCGCAGCCTGTCCGCCCAGTGGGAGCACACCATTCTGGTGACCGATACAGGTTATGAGGTTCTGACTGTTTCACCTGATATGCCGTCACCGCCACATTTCATCAGAAACAATCATTGAAAACCGTGACGGATCATATCGACAATTCGCTGAAGAAACGTCTGGTTTCATTACGGAATGCCGCAATCGAAGAGTACAGGACGGACTTTCATCCGCAGCGTCTGCTTAAAACCCTGTGCAGGAATGTCGATAAAATATTGATTGACGCATGGAACGAAACCGGTCTGTCTTCCGAGCATGTGTTGATTGCCGTCGGCGGTTATGGTCGCGGCGAGCTTTATCCCTACTCGGATATTGATGTTCTGATTCTGTTGAACCGGAATCCGGACAGCGATTTGCAGCAAAAGCTTGAATCACTTATCCAGACATTCTGGTCTCTGGGACTGACTATTGGACACAGTGTCAGGACGATTGATGAATGTCTGGAGGAATCGGCACATGATATCACGATCCAGACCAGCCTTCTGGAAGCCCGTTATATAACCGGTAGCCGGCGTCTGTTCAGACAAATGAAAGAACGCTACGACGCCCAGATGAATGCACAGGCGTTTTTTATCGCGAAAATGCTGGAAACCCGGCAACGTCATGTCAAGATGGGTGACACGCCATACAGCCTTGAACCGAACTGCAAGGAGAGTCCGGGCGGATTGCGGGATCTTCAGGTTATTTTATGGGCGGCAAAAGCTGCAAAACTGGGGAATTCATGGAACGAACTGGCGCAACGTGGCCTGATTACGGCTTCCGAGGCACAACAACTGAGAAAAAAGGAAAGAGCGTTCAAGGATATCCGGATCCGTCTGCATATTCAGGCGCAACGATGTGAAGACAGACTTCTGTTCGATTTGCAAATGCCGGTCGCCGAGACATTCCGGTTCAGGAAAAAAGGAAAGATTCTGGACCGGCGTGCAGCCAGTGAATGCATGATGCAACGTTATTACCGGGCTGCCCATACTGTCACCCAGCTCAATACGATTCTGCTGCAGAACTTGCAGGCCCGTCTGTTTCCGAAGCCTTATCTTCCAGTTCGAATCAACGACCGTTTCAATGAAGTCAATAACCTGGTCGACATTACGGACGACAAGGTTTTTCTCGAACATCCCTCTTCCCTGCTCGAAGTGTTTTATCTGTTATGCCAGCGCTCCGACCTGAAAAACATGACGGCACGTACCCTCCGTGCCATGTGGCACGCCCGCATTCACATTGACCGGAATTTCAGAAGCGATTCGACCAACCAGTCGTTTTTCCTCCGCATTCTGAAATCGCCCCGTTTCGCCGCCAGGGCGCTGCAACACATGAACGAGTTGGGAATCCTCGGCAGGTACTTGCCCAATTTCGGAAAAATCGTGGGGCAAATGCAACACGATCTCTTCCATCAGTACACTGTCGACCAGCACATTCTGACGGTTATCGCCAATCTGCACCGGTTTTCACTTGCCGAGTATGCACATGAAAATCCGCTTTGCAGTCAACTGATGACCAGTTTCGACAAACCCTGGCTTCTCTACGTCGCCGCACTGTTTCATGATATCGCCAAAGGCCGTGGCGGCGATCACTCCTTGCTGGGAACGAACGATGCCAGAAGATTCTGCAAGCAGCACCGTCTGAGTCCTGACGATACCGAACTGATCGTTTTTCTGGTTCGGGAACATCTGACCCTGTCGCAAGTCGCCCAGAAAAAAGACTTGTCCGATCCGGAAGTTATCCGCCAATTCGCCGAACGGATCAAAGATGAACGCCATCTCACCGCCCTGTATCTTCTGACGGTGGCCGATATACGCGGAACCAATCCGCAGATATGGAATGCATGGAAAAGCAAGCTGCTGGAAGATCTGTTGCATCTGACTTTGCGCGTGCTTGGAGGTGAAGAGATTTCCGTCGACCACGAACTGAAAAAACGCCAGAAAGAAGCTCTGGCGACATTGCGTCTGTACGGTCTGCCTGAATATGCCCATGAGGAATTCTGGAAACAGCTGGATATCGTTTATTTCCTGAGACACGATGCATCGGATATCGCCTGGCAGACCCGGACACTATACTGGCGTGCGAATTCATCCGAACCCATCGTCAAATGCCGTCTCTCGCCGATCGGCGAAGGACTGCAGGTCACGGTCTATATGCTTGACCGCGCCGATTTGTTTGCCCGGATATGCAGTTATTTCGACAGAAAGAACTTCAGTATTCTTGATGCGAAAATCCACACGACGATCCACGACTACGCATTGGACACTTTTCTCGTAACCCGGCAAGGTTTTGAAAAAAATTACCGTGACATCATTACACTGGTCGAGCATGAGTTGACGGAACTGCTGAAGTCGCAACACATATTGCCACCGCCTTCCAAGCCGCACCTGTCGCGTAAATCACGATCTTTCCCCATTTCGCCGACGCTGGATCTGAGACCGGATGCCAGCGGCAAGTGTTTTGTCCTGTCCATTACAGCCAATGACAGAACCGGACTTCTGTATTCCATCGCACAGGTTTTCAGCCGGTACAAGGTGAACCTGCACACGGCGAAAGTCATGACACTGGGAGAACGGATTGAAGACGTTTTCCTGATCGACAGCGAAATGCTTCAGCATCCTCGCGCGCAGATTCAGTTCGAAACGGATATGATCGACATTTTGAAAGTTTCATGAATTTTCATCTGATATACCATGAATGAACCGGTCCGTCTTTCCAAGCGCATGTCTGAACTGGGAATCTGTTCCCGGCGTGAAGCCGATGAATGGATCGAACGTGGATGGGTTATGGTTGACGGGAAGGTCATCTCCCAGTTGGGCAGCAAGATATTGCCTGACCAGAAAATTACCGTGCGCAAACAGGCTTCTCTCGAGCAGTCGAAAAAAGTCACCATTCTGATCAACAAACCGGTCGGTTACGTCAGCGGTCAGGCAGAAAACGGATACAAACCGGCTGTTTCTCTGATTAACGAAACGACTCACTGGAAAAACGATCCGTCAAAAGAGAAATTCAGGCCATCGCAATTGCGCAGTCTGGTACCTGCCGGAAGGCTCGATATTGATTCGGTCGGTCTTCTGGTATTGACACAGGACGGCCGTATCGCCAGGCAGTTGATCGGGGAAAATTCGACAACGGACAAGGAATATCTGGTACGGGTCAAATACCTGAAGCCGGGAAGACTTCCCGACAGTGATCTCCGGCTTTTAAGACATGGATTGAAACTGGATGGAAAACCGCTTTTGCCGGCCAAGGTCCATTGGCAAAACGACGACCAGTTACGTTTCGTATTGCGTGAAGGGAAAAAAAGACAGATCCGGCGGATGTGCGAAGCGGTCGGCCTGAAAGTCATCGGACTGAAAAGAATCCGTATCGGTCAGGTCAGACTGGGGGACTTGCCTCCCGGACAATGGCGGTATCTTGGGGCCGGCGAAAAATTCTGATTCCTGCAGAACCGCTGTTTGCCTGCCCCGTCTGATGCCGTATCATCAATCCTCCGGATCATCGTCCTCGTCAAACGCATCCGAAAAACCGAACAGATCCAGATCAAGCATCCTCATCGGATAGAGGATGCCATCCAGATGATCACATTCATGCTGGACGACTCTGGCGTGAAAACCGTCCGCGTCCCTGCTGATCCGGTTGCCGAACTGATCAAAACCCTCATAATGTATTTTCTTCCATCTTGGAACAACCCCTCTCATGCCGGGTACTGACAGGCAACCTTCCCACCCTTCATCGATTTCATCGGTCAAGGGGCGAATGACCGGATTGATCAGAACGGTTTTGGGAACGGGAGGGGCATCCGGATACCGATTATTTTCATCGTATCCGAATATCACCACCCTTTTCAGCACGCCGATCTGGGGAGCCGCCAGCCCTGCCCCGTCGGCGGCATGCATGGTTTCGAACATATCCGAAACCAGTTCATTCAATTCCGGCGTATTGAACTGTCCAACGGGTTCGGACTCTCTCAACAATCGGGAATGCCCCATTTTCAGAATTTTTCGTACTGCCATACTCTCTATTCCGCCAAATTGATTCTGCTCAGAAAATGTCTGAAATCTTCCTTGACCTCCGGATGTCTCAATCCCATCGTCACCGTGGCTTTCAGATATCCCACCTTGGATCCGCAATCGAAACGCTGGCCAGTGAAATGATAGGCACACACGTCTTCCCGTTCGATCAATCCGGCAATTCCGTCTGTCAACTGGATTTCGTCTCCCGACCCCTTTTCCAGTTTCTCCAGACATTCGAATATGCCGGGATTGAGAATATATCGTCCGACAACCGCCAGTGTGGAAGGCGCTCTTTCAGGGGCCGGTTTCTCGACAATGGCATTTACAAATTCCAGATTGGTGCGATAAGGGGAGGTATCGACGATACCATACTGCCCTGTATTTCTGCGGTCTACCTCCTGGACAGCCAGTATGTTTCTGGATTCCTTTTCGTACAACTGAACCATCTGCTTGAGAACCGATGGCTGGTTTTCCCCAACTGTCATGAAATCATCGGCCAGCAAAACGGCAAAGGGTTCATTTCCGACGACAGGCCGTGCACATAATACGGCATGTCCCAGCCCAAGCGGCTCGACTTGCCGAATATAAATGCAATTGACATTTTTCGGCAAAATTTTCTGGATATGTTCAAGCAGCTTGAATTTGCCTGCCGCCTCAAGTTCCGTTTCCAGTTCATAGGCCTTGTCAAAATGATCTTCAATAGCCCGTTTGTTCCGGCCTGTAATGAAAATCAGCTCATTGATTCCCGCTGAAACAGCTTCCTCAACGGCATATTGGATCAACGGCTTGTCAACGATAGGAAGCATCTCTTTTGGCTGCGCTTTTGTAGCAGGCAAAAAACGGCTCCCGAAACCGGCAACCGGAAATACCGCTTTAGTTATTTTCGTCATTTTTTACCAATTGCATAAATTCATTCTCATCTAAGATACGAATTCCCAATTCCTGCGCTTTCACCAGTTTGGTACCGGGTTCGCTTCCTGCCAGAACATAATCCGTGTTTTTGGAAACAGAACTGCTGACTTTTCCTCCCTGGTTTCTGATTATTTCAGTGGCCTCATCCCGGGTCAATGACGAAAGCGTTCCAGTCAATACAAATTTTTTGTTCTGTAACGGCAATATCCCGGATTTTGCCGTCATGGCTCTCTCGGGCCAGTGAACACCACAATTCTGCAATTTTGCAATCAGTTCACAATTACAAGGATCATCAAAGAACTGTTTGATTGAGGACGCGACAATCGGCCCGATATCGTCAATATCAAGCAACTGATCCTCACTGGCCTGCTTCAGATCTTTCAGATTGCCGAAATGCTCGGCCAGAGAACGGGCTGTTGCTTCACCGACATGGCGTATTCCCAGTGCGTACAGAAACCGCGCAAAAGTCGTCTGGCGGGATTTTTCCAGTTCATTTAACAAATTGCTCGCCGATTTGTCCGCCATCCGGTCCAGTCCAGACAATGTCTCAAGATCAAGACGGTACAAATCGGCTGCATCGCTGATGATTTTCTTGTCCACCAGCTGGTCGATCAGTTGTTCTCCCAAACCTTCTATATTCATGGCCTTGCGGGAAGCGAACAACTGCAATCCTCCCTTTTTCTGTGCCGGACAGTTGATCCACCCGCCAGAACACCGTGCGACAGCTTCATCTTCAGGCCGAACGATAGGTGATCCGCAAACAGGGCAGTGTGTCGGCATGACAAATTCCCGCGCGTCAGCCGGCCTCCTCTCGGATACGGAAGCAATCACTTCCGGAATGACATCTCCCGCTCTCCTGACAATCACGGTATCACCGATCCTGACATCTTTTCGGCGAACTTCATCTTCATTATGAAGCGTCGCATTGGTAACGGTAACGCCGGCCACAAAAACAGGTTTCAGCCGCGCAACCGGTGTAATCGCTCCGGTACGACCGACCTGTACATCAATGCCGGTGACTTCTGTCAGCACTTCCTGAGCAGGAAATTTGTGCGCAAGAGCGAAGCGGGGCGCTCTGGAAATAAATCCGAGCTTTTGCTGTCCGGACAATTGATTGACTTTGTAGACGACACCATCTATTTCATACGGCAATGTATCACGACGTGTTTCGATATCATGGAAAAATCCCATCAATCCCTTTAACCCGTGGACGACTTTCCTTTCCTCGCATACCGGAATTCCCATTTTCACGAACCATTCGAGCAACTGGCCCTGTGTCGAAGGCAAAGACACGCCAATCAATTCTCCCAGGCCATAAGCGAAAAACCGCAATCGCCGTGACGCCGTGATTTGTGAATCCAGTTGACGCAGGCTGCCTGCCGCTGCATTGCGTGGGTTGACAAACTCTTTCTGCCCATTTTCGCGCTGACGTTTGTTCAAATCGTGAAAATCCTTTTTGAACATCAGCACCTCTCCTCTGATTTCCAGCACTTCAGGAGGTGCCAGATCGGATAACCGAAGCGGAATGGAATGGATTGTCCTGACATTTGCCGTGATGTTTTCCCCAAAGGTCCCGTCTCCCCGTGTCGCAGCCTGGACAAGCAGTCCTTTTTCATAACGCAGGCTGACAGCCAGACCATCAAACTTCAGTTCGGCTTCGTAGTCCACTTTGATACCACCCAGCTCTTCACTGATTCGCTGGTCGAATGCTTCCACGTCTTCCTCGGACAGCCCGTTCTGCAAAGACAACATGGGAACTTTATGCTCGACTTTCTCAAACTGTGCAAGCGGAGCCCCTCCTACCCGCTGGGTTGGAGAATCCTCACTGACAAGCTCAGGATGCGCTGCCTCGAGTTCCTGCAATTCCGCAAACAACCTGTCATACTCCGAATCGGGCACGACAGGTGCATCCTGAACATAATAGGCATAGTTGTAACGCTCTATCTCATCGCGCAATCTTTTTGCCCGTTCTTTCAGATCGCCACGACTTTCATCTGTGCCAAACAAGTCTGTCTGCATGATCAGTTAAACAGCTTCAAGGCACGGATTGATCCGGCAGGAACAGATGATTCCTGCATCTCCTTGTAGAAATCGTTGACCTGCCCTGAAATCTCATCCAGAAATTTGTCCGTCAACATCTGGTTGCCATCATCAACCAGAGCGCCATCCAGACGGATACAGAGCGCTTTCCCGCATTGAACCATTTGCCCGAAACCATCCTTTTCCTGGGCAATACAGGGCACATCCATCAGCAATGTCAGCCGTGTGGCCGTTTCAGACGCAGGAAGCTCATTGGTTGAAAGAGAAAACAGAATTCCGCCGTTTTCACGGTCTTTCATCACGAACTGGCCATCTGGCCTTGATTCAAAACCCTGTTTTTCAAGCGCGGTTTTCAGGGTTACGATCTGCCACGGTGCTCCGTTACTCCGTATACTGATACCCAGCTTGGCATCGTGATCGGCGACGAACTGATAGAGTTGTCCTGCCTTTTCAATAACATCCGACATTTCCGGCACTTCAGGTTCGGCGCCAATAGCATCGGCGATCTGGCGCAAACGCATCAGCAGTTCCGAATACTCTATTTCGTTCAAGGCACCATTACGATTGGCCAGTTGCACACATGCCTTGAGGTGGCGATAACTGTTTCCGGGCACAATCGCTTGCCAGTTCTTTTCGGGCACATCGTTATTGTCCGGCATTCCCAGAAAGCGAACAGGCTTGCTGCCGGTATATCGCAAAGACTGAAGATGAGGCAGGATTTTTTCCGCACGAAGACTTTCTTCAAGATTGAGCATGATCGGTAATTCGATCAGATCGTCAACGGGTATTTCCGGTATCTTGACCAGGACAACGTTATCGGCTGTTCCGGTCTCTTCCTGAACCGGCAATTGCTGATTGCTGTCGGCAAGTCCGGAAATAACAGAATCATCCAGCACAGGTTCGCGACGCTCTGTACTGCTGTCAACCTGAGCACCTATCAAAACATCATCGACAGGATCGGAGAAAGCCCTTTCAACATGTTTTTTCGCCCGGTATTCCTGCCATTTGTTATAGGCAATGACACCGACTACAATCGCTATCCCCACTCCAATCAAGCTTATCTGTAAATCCGTCATGCTCTTAAAACCTCATCTGAAAATTTTGCAGCGTCATTAATATCTACTGTCACGATCCGTGAAACCCCCTGTTCCTGCATGGTCACCCCTACCAGTTCCTCCGCCATTTCCATAGCGATCCTGTTATGCGAAATGAACAGAAACTGGGTCTGTTCCGACATTTTCGTCACCATGTTGCTGAAACGTTCCGTATTGGCATCATCCAGAGGCGCATCCACTTCGTCAAGCAGACAAAAAGGTGCCGGATTCAGCTGAAATAACGAAA carries:
- a CDS encoding MOSC domain-containing protein; its protein translation is MNPKKHTQKETGLVTGLLCRHIFLDEQGQEYSVKRPIDGKAFLGRHGIEGQQEKEYYDDCENALLHYAYDHYEYWRQMLPESEQLLHHPGAFSENISALGMTEHTVCIGDIFRIGQAEVQVSYGREACHTMNERFGKPDMAREMHKHSRNGWFYRVLKEGHTQAGDTIVLLERPRPDWTLARIQDCLFGKSMERQTLQVLSRLPELAAAWKNIFAKRLETGKPEENAY
- a CDS encoding GNAT family N-acetyltransferase, whose product is MLRKACEKDISRIAEILIFAKRVSYRPIFENDEVSFNSMQVLTEAENLKQPHMLDNVFVYDDGIVRGMMKREFRGKELKLCELFIDPFFQNLGIGKKILTSLVSEARNNGCLRIYMWVLEKNARARNFYEKYGFVFSGIREEFANTGRYKMKYIMPLD
- a CDS encoding mechanosensitive ion channel family protein, which codes for MTQDKLIGPGKTFLINTLSNQSILAILALLAILAIVFIVLRLKRFRNNMPLHIVRVSIAFFSLYLTGKLLSQFIELHDISIVTPKEINFLFLVAIVALAIRECFLFADHFRRHLENTGKNATSAQIITRVIKIVCAISILLMFGEQFGLSFAGLLTFGGIGGIAIGLAGRDILSNLFSGIMIYFDRPFNIGDWIRSPDRNIEGTVLEIGWRTTKIMTFQNRPLYVPNYIFSTICVENPGRTRNWRIKTSIGILCEDVDKIKVIVGQIRDMLKKNDNIDQSQTLLVNFNQIGDFSLNILVYCFTKTTVWSEWLQIQEDVYLEIINIVQKNGSDLAYPTRKVFLEQMAKQ
- the map gene encoding type I methionyl aminopeptidase, which encodes MAKIYIKNAEQIEGIRKASKLAAEVLDYVAPFVKPGVSTGELDKLCHEFITDHGAVPAPLNYCPPGYTPYPKATCISLNDVVCHGIPNFNKLLKKGDTLNIDITVIKDGYYGDTSRMYFAGEPSIMAKRLSKITYECMWLGINEVKPGAHFGDIGYVIQQYAEDAGYSVVREFCGHGVGIEFHEEPQVLHYGRRNTMDELKPGMIFTIEPMINAGGKAIRSMPDGWTIRTKDRSLSAQWEHTILVTDTGYEVLTVSPDMPSPPHFIRNNH
- a CDS encoding [protein-PII] uridylyltransferase, which gives rise to MTDHIDNSLKKRLVSLRNAAIEEYRTDFHPQRLLKTLCRNVDKILIDAWNETGLSSEHVLIAVGGYGRGELYPYSDIDVLILLNRNPDSDLQQKLESLIQTFWSLGLTIGHSVRTIDECLEESAHDITIQTSLLEARYITGSRRLFRQMKERYDAQMNAQAFFIAKMLETRQRHVKMGDTPYSLEPNCKESPGGLRDLQVILWAAKAAKLGNSWNELAQRGLITASEAQQLRKKERAFKDIRIRLHIQAQRCEDRLLFDLQMPVAETFRFRKKGKILDRRAASECMMQRYYRAAHTVTQLNTILLQNLQARLFPKPYLPVRINDRFNEVNNLVDITDDKVFLEHPSSLLEVFYLLCQRSDLKNMTARTLRAMWHARIHIDRNFRSDSTNQSFFLRILKSPRFAARALQHMNELGILGRYLPNFGKIVGQMQHDLFHQYTVDQHILTVIANLHRFSLAEYAHENPLCSQLMTSFDKPWLLYVAALFHDIAKGRGGDHSLLGTNDARRFCKQHRLSPDDTELIVFLVREHLTLSQVAQKKDLSDPEVIRQFAERIKDERHLTALYLLTVADIRGTNPQIWNAWKSKLLEDLLHLTLRVLGGEEISVDHELKKRQKEALATLRLYGLPEYAHEEFWKQLDIVYFLRHDASDIAWQTRTLYWRANSSEPIVKCRLSPIGEGLQVTVYMLDRADLFARICSYFDRKNFSILDAKIHTTIHDYALDTFLVTRQGFEKNYRDIITLVEHELTELLKSQHILPPPSKPHLSRKSRSFPISPTLDLRPDASGKCFVLSITANDRTGLLYSIAQVFSRYKVNLHTAKVMTLGERIEDVFLIDSEMLQHPRAQIQFETDMIDILKVS
- a CDS encoding pseudouridine synthase yields the protein MNEPVRLSKRMSELGICSRREADEWIERGWVMVDGKVISQLGSKILPDQKITVRKQASLEQSKKVTILINKPVGYVSGQAENGYKPAVSLINETTHWKNDPSKEKFRPSQLRSLVPAGRLDIDSVGLLVLTQDGRIARQLIGENSTTDKEYLVRVKYLKPGRLPDSDLRLLRHGLKLDGKPLLPAKVHWQNDDQLRFVLREGKKRQIRRMCEAVGLKVIGLKRIRIGQVRLGDLPPGQWRYLGAGEKF
- the def gene encoding peptide deformylase, translated to MAVRKILKMGHSRLLRESEPVGQFNTPELNELVSDMFETMHAADGAGLAAPQIGVLKRVVIFGYDENNRYPDAPPVPKTVLINPVIRPLTDEIDEGWEGCLSVPGMRGVVPRWKKIHYEGFDQFGNRISRDADGFHARVVQHECDHLDGILYPMRMLDLDLFGFSDAFDEDDDPED
- the galU gene encoding UTP--glucose-1-phosphate uridylyltransferase GalU translates to MTKITKAVFPVAGFGSRFLPATKAQPKEMLPIVDKPLIQYAVEEAVSAGINELIFITGRNKRAIEDHFDKAYELETELEAAGKFKLLEHIQKILPKNVNCIYIRQVEPLGLGHAVLCARPVVGNEPFAVLLADDFMTVGENQPSVLKQMVQLYEKESRNILAVQEVDRRNTGQYGIVDTSPYRTNLEFVNAIVEKPAPERAPSTLAVVGRYILNPGIFECLEKLEKGSGDEIQLTDGIAGLIEREDVCAYHFTGQRFDCGSKVGYLKATVTMGLRHPEVKEDFRHFLSRINLAE